The Paenibacillus sophorae genome has a segment encoding these proteins:
- a CDS encoding FecCD family ABC transporter permease: MNAKMTQTSEMLGQTTNSSGKHKRVIRIVLTAGLPIAVLLLSFTLGRYSVSLSQMADIFRARLLGLPDPGPDSVSTVLFNVRIPRIAAALLVGGALAAAGASYQGLFRNPMVSPDILGASAGAGFGAALAMLLSLGPAGIQLLSFLLGIGAVALTYSIGSLVSRRGGAVLSLVLTGIVISTVFGSFTSIIKLAADPDNKLPSITFWLMGGLSLVGLDDLAILAPLVLIGLIPLLLLRWKLNVLSFGEEEAQSLGVNTARIRIVTIVCSTLLTAASVSVSGMIGWVGLIVPHLARMVVGPNYKVLLPVSALYGASYLLLVDDIARSALTMEIPLGILTSLIGAPFFIVLLLTGKRGWD, translated from the coding sequence ATGAACGCAAAAATGACACAAACTTCCGAAATGTTGGGGCAAACGACGAATTCCTCCGGCAAACACAAACGGGTGATCCGAATCGTTCTGACCGCCGGACTGCCGATTGCCGTGCTGCTCCTCTCCTTCACACTCGGACGTTACAGCGTCTCGCTGTCTCAGATGGCTGATATCTTCCGGGCCCGCCTTCTCGGACTGCCCGACCCGGGACCGGATTCTGTCAGCACCGTCCTGTTCAATGTGCGCATTCCGCGAATCGCCGCCGCCCTGCTCGTCGGCGGGGCATTGGCCGCCGCCGGAGCTTCGTACCAAGGCCTGTTCCGCAATCCGATGGTGTCGCCGGATATTCTGGGCGCCTCTGCCGGGGCGGGATTCGGTGCGGCGTTAGCGATGCTGCTGTCGCTTGGCCCGGCGGGCATTCAACTGCTGTCCTTCCTGCTCGGTATTGGAGCGGTGGCGCTGACCTACTCCATTGGATCGCTTGTCAGCCGCAGAGGTGGGGCGGTGCTTTCCCTGGTGCTGACCGGGATCGTCATTTCCACCGTGTTCGGCTCGTTCACCTCGATTATTAAGCTGGCTGCCGATCCTGACAACAAGCTTCCCTCCATCACCTTTTGGCTGATGGGCGGATTGTCTCTTGTCGGACTGGATGATTTGGCAATCCTTGCTCCGCTCGTGTTAATCGGTTTGATACCACTGCTTCTGCTGCGATGGAAGCTGAACGTATTGTCTTTTGGCGAGGAAGAAGCCCAGTCGCTCGGTGTCAATACGGCCAGAATCCGCATAGTCACCATCGTATGCTCCACCCTGCTGACCGCCGCCTCTGTATCCGTCAGCGGCATGATCGGCTGGGTAGGTCTAATCGTGCCCCATCTCGCACGTATGGTCGTCGGGCCAAACTACAAGGTGCTGCTGCCCGTCTCCGCGCTATACGGCGCATCCTATCTCTTGCTTGTCGATGATATTGCCCGCAGCGCGCTTACCATGGAAATCCCGCTTGGAATCCTGACTTCCCTGATTGGCGCTCCCTTTTTCATTGTGCTGCTCCTTACCGGAAAAAGGGGGTGGGACTGA
- a CDS encoding thiol-disulfide oxidoreductase DCC family protein: MADVRRAQSTEREMPEEQGKTEKQKKAKESSKTKERAEAAEPQKFADADGASIVLIDGVCHLCGWLVTFIIPRDPEGRFRFAPLQSDIGQKLLEKGGLDAHRLDTVVLVENGKYYTESAAALRILRRLRFPWPTAYLLIAVPAPLRNRLYRYVAKNRYRWFGRDDQCLLPTPEIRGRFL; the protein is encoded by the coding sequence ATGGCTGATGTGAGAAGGGCGCAATCCACCGAGCGGGAGATGCCGGAAGAGCAAGGAAAGACGGAGAAGCAGAAAAAGGCGAAAGAATCATCAAAGACGAAAGAGCGGGCAGAGGCGGCAGAGCCCCAAAAATTCGCTGATGCCGACGGGGCATCCATCGTGCTGATCGACGGCGTTTGCCATTTGTGCGGGTGGCTGGTAACCTTCATTATTCCCCGTGATCCCGAAGGACGTTTTCGTTTCGCGCCGCTGCAGAGCGACATCGGGCAAAAGCTGCTGGAAAAAGGCGGGCTGGACGCTCATCGGCTGGATACGGTAGTGCTTGTAGAAAACGGGAAGTATTATACGGAATCGGCTGCTGCTCTTCGTATTCTGCGCAGGCTTCGCTTTCCCTGGCCGACCGCTTATTTGCTTATCGCCGTACCGGCTCCGCTGCGCAACAGGCTGTACCGGTACGTGGCAAAGAATCGCTACCGCTGGTTCGGCCGTGATGATCAGTGCCTTTTGCCTACGCCGGAGATCCGGGGGCGCTTTTTGTAG
- a CDS encoding recombinase family protein — protein sequence MVAKADGTAIGVMRAAIYIRVSTDMQAEEGFSIEGQRSRLTSFSESQDWSIYDFYVDDGYSAKDLKRPDMQRMLADMEERKFDVVLVYKLDRLTRSVADLHALLKTFDLHGVKFKSSTEIFETTTAMGRFFITLVGAMAEWERGTISERVRFGVEQMVAEGRRPGGVLPYGYTQQGQLIPEEAELIREVRDMYLSGMGYKTIAMKLNRSDKQRRGHDWTDGTVGYTLENPFYAGIIRLGSKTAAGTYVNSKRDERVKCIYGKGSHEAIFTQEEYDEIKAFMARKAKGGYSRINTYWFSGVLRCGRCGAAMFGRLTTKRTTTKGDVRTQYYICSNRHHIKTCDLPIFRQIHVEHLVLQYIERLQVDMERLKEEAQRITEDEGKKKTEIDKEKRELAKISERREKWQYMFVEGLISKEDIRKKIAEEDLKERAVRQRIADNQKSLSGIPRLTELAGLADAWPYLDDQEKKDLVYTLFSQIVINTDLKQVKGVKNKFFDAYIQDITFN from the coding sequence ATGGTCGCAAAAGCAGATGGAACAGCAATTGGCGTTATGAGGGCAGCCATATACATCCGCGTCTCAACTGATATGCAAGCCGAAGAAGGATTCTCGATCGAAGGCCAGCGGAGCCGTTTGACCAGCTTTTCCGAATCCCAAGACTGGAGCATATACGATTTTTATGTGGATGATGGGTACTCAGCCAAGGATTTAAAACGTCCGGACATGCAACGTATGCTGGCTGATATGGAGGAAAGGAAATTCGACGTCGTCCTAGTCTACAAATTGGACCGTCTCACCCGCTCTGTTGCTGACCTACACGCCCTGCTTAAAACATTTGATTTGCACGGCGTCAAGTTTAAGAGTTCCACGGAGATTTTTGAGACGACGACGGCCATGGGGCGATTCTTCATCACACTCGTTGGCGCAATGGCTGAGTGGGAGCGTGGGACGATCTCAGAGCGCGTACGCTTTGGCGTTGAGCAGATGGTCGCGGAAGGGCGGCGTCCAGGCGGAGTGTTGCCGTATGGGTATACGCAACAAGGTCAGCTGATTCCCGAAGAGGCGGAGCTGATCCGCGAGGTCAGAGATATGTATTTGAGCGGTATGGGGTACAAGACGATCGCAATGAAGCTCAATCGATCAGACAAACAGCGCCGCGGCCATGACTGGACAGATGGGACCGTGGGGTACACTCTGGAGAATCCGTTCTACGCCGGCATCATACGGCTGGGTTCGAAAACAGCAGCCGGGACCTACGTAAACAGCAAACGCGACGAGAGGGTGAAATGTATCTACGGCAAAGGAAGTCACGAAGCGATATTTACCCAGGAGGAGTACGACGAGATCAAGGCATTTATGGCCCGCAAAGCGAAGGGCGGATACAGCCGGATTAACACTTACTGGTTCAGCGGCGTGCTGCGCTGCGGACGATGCGGGGCAGCCATGTTTGGCCGCCTGACTACCAAGCGGACGACCACAAAGGGAGACGTCCGGACCCAGTATTACATCTGCTCCAATCGGCATCACATCAAGACGTGTGACCTTCCGATCTTCCGGCAGATTCATGTCGAACATCTAGTCCTCCAGTACATCGAGCGGCTACAGGTTGACATGGAAAGGCTTAAAGAGGAAGCTCAACGAATTACGGAAGATGAGGGCAAAAAGAAGACGGAGATTGATAAGGAGAAGCGAGAACTCGCTAAGATTTCAGAGCGGCGAGAAAAGTGGCAATACATGTTCGTGGAAGGGCTGATCTCGAAAGAAGATATCCGGAAGAAAATAGCGGAAGAAGACCTGAAGGAACGAGCAGTTCGGCAGAGGATCGCCGATAACCAAAAATCCTTATCGGGCATCCCCCGGCTAACCGAACTGGCCGGCCTGGCAGACGCCTGGCCTTACCTGGATGATCAGGAGAAGAAGGATCTCGTTTACACCCTCTTCTCCCAGATCGTGATCAATACAGACCTCAAGCAAGTCAAGGGCGTGAAAAACAAGTTTTTTGATGCTTATATTCAGGACATTACGTTCAATTGA
- a CDS encoding recombinase family protein, with protein sequence MKAAIYARTATKEQSIEAQITKCKEFIESLGGEVTCIYSDEGFSANDHNRPSLRKLIEESSSGDFNTVVSFGYARIFRNVFDLKEFEFGLNQQEIELLIADIKNQ encoded by the coding sequence ATGAAAGCAGCTATTTATGCAAGAACAGCTACAAAAGAACAATCAATCGAAGCCCAAATCACAAAATGCAAGGAATTTATCGAAAGTCTAGGTGGTGAAGTTACATGTATTTATTCAGATGAGGGATTCAGCGCAAACGACCATAACCGTCCATCGCTGCGAAAATTAATAGAAGAATCATCAAGCGGAGATTTCAACACAGTGGTTTCGTTCGGTTACGCAAGAATATTCAGAAATGTTTTCGATCTCAAAGAATTTGAATTTGGATTAAACCAACAAGAAATAGAACTTTTAATAGCTGATATCAAAAACCAATAG
- a CDS encoding ImmA/IrrE family metallo-endopeptidase: MDMNKYFKTPLEQSIEEYYIANGILTPDYLVIDRIAEIFGVDVACNELRTFSDNELRVIFLCLTDDLNAQRLSFFHELCHVLRHAGDQRRMPELFLQLQEADAERFSLYAALPFFMLKKIQLPESEDEAAGLIGKVFRVPPKFAKQRLTQIKERITGAEFMATLTYTAAAREERIPEPINSDPVIRGIYGLEDLSRPHTLVIEQRGGFDWEQPLHIVVDGCFKSIDAHPYNKRDTAVVSSGDLSISRNRADCLTINMSRVAWRHGRTASRLFLPMEAVDDAINF; this comes from the coding sequence ATGGATATGAACAAATATTTCAAAACTCCACTGGAGCAGAGCATCGAAGAATACTACATCGCAAACGGCATTTTAACTCCAGATTATCTTGTAATCGACCGAATCGCGGAAATCTTCGGCGTTGATGTAGCTTGCAACGAACTACGGACATTCTCCGATAATGAGCTTCGTGTGATCTTCCTATGCCTTACCGATGATCTTAATGCACAACGCCTGTCATTCTTTCATGAGCTCTGTCACGTATTACGGCATGCCGGCGATCAGCGGCGGATGCCTGAACTATTCCTCCAGTTACAGGAGGCCGACGCCGAAAGGTTCAGCCTATATGCTGCTCTCCCTTTTTTTATGCTTAAAAAGATCCAGCTTCCGGAATCAGAGGATGAAGCCGCTGGTTTAATCGGAAAGGTATTTCGGGTACCACCCAAATTTGCCAAGCAGCGACTGACTCAAATAAAAGAACGAATCACCGGCGCTGAATTCATGGCGACCTTAACATATACAGCGGCAGCCCGGGAAGAACGCATACCAGAACCGATAAACTCAGATCCAGTCATTCGTGGGATATACGGCCTCGAAGACCTCTCCCGCCCCCACACTCTCGTTATTGAGCAGCGCGGTGGGTTTGACTGGGAGCAACCTTTACATATTGTGGTCGACGGTTGTTTTAAAAGCATCGATGCACATCCCTATAACAAGCGGGACACGGCCGTTGTAAGTTCAGGCGACCTTTCTATCTCCCGCAATCGAGCAGACTGCCTCACCATCAATATGTCCCGCGTCGCCTGGCGGCATGGGAGGACGGCCAGCCGGCTATTTCTTCCGATGGAAGCTGTCGACGATGCGATAAATTTTTAA
- a CDS encoding helix-turn-helix domain-containing protein, translating into MIRLDRLRERRIENKLTHEELAEKLGISRQGYGNYESGKRDIDTDTLARICQILDTDSDYLLGLTDKPKWEPSLSFYGGPEGLTEDELEEAEAAVRRYREMKERAAREAEKKSNAGEI; encoded by the coding sequence GTGATCCGTCTCGATCGTTTAAGAGAACGAAGGATTGAAAATAAGTTGACCCATGAAGAATTGGCTGAGAAGCTTGGAATTTCACGCCAAGGATATGGAAATTACGAGTCTGGAAAACGTGATATCGATACTGATACGCTCGCCCGAATTTGCCAGATTCTTGACACTGACTCCGACTATCTACTTGGACTTACAGATAAACCGAAGTGGGAGCCAAGCCTTTCATTCTACGGAGGTCCTGAAGGTTTGACAGAAGACGAGTTGGAAGAAGCTGAAGCTGCTGTGAGACGGTACCGTGAGATGAAAGAACGAGCTGCAAGAGAGGCAGAGAAAAAAAGTAACGCGGGGGAAATATGA
- a CDS encoding helix-turn-helix transcriptional regulator: protein MTRQWLIDLRIADGKIQDSIAESSGISRQYYGMIEAGNRNPSVDLAKRIASVLNFDWTLFF from the coding sequence ATGACTAGGCAGTGGTTGATTGATTTACGTATTGCTGATGGTAAAATTCAAGATTCCATCGCAGAAAGTTCTGGTATCAGTCGCCAATATTACGGAATGATCGAAGCTGGTAATCGGAATCCAAGTGTCGACCTCGCAAAAAGAATTGCTTCTGTTCTTAATTTTGATTGGACACTTTTTTTTTGA
- a CDS encoding AAA family ATPase, with the protein MKRIVLERLTLRNFKGIKEFNVPADGRDVDIYGDNGTGKTTLFDGFLWLLFGKDSTNSATFEIKTLDSSGNVFQHKLEHEIEGSLLIDDRRRIFRRVYKEDWTKKRGAAIEEFTGHTTSYFIDGVPAKAGEYKAEVDSIIKEDLFRLLTSPSYFNEQLNKDQRRKKLLEVCGDLTDSEVIHGNKELEPLPTILAGRDMDSHKKVVSARLSSINKEIKELPVRISEVQRQMPDVSELDEGLLKDDITLLRSRIEAREAEVSRILSGGEVSVKEKRLREIETEQLEIKTRMQSAVLDKVAIKRDEVNRLHQEQDRYRRNGEDKQQRICQNERLAAGRRQEVDRLRAEFAALKNEVFENQHDENCPTCGQALPVEQIQAAHDKAEADFNRRIADRKERINADGKAAVAEAEKFEQEISRLQGEIDGLNDVLAVLQTEISAAEGELADLRAGVKDPAADPEYAGKQAESSRLQEEIRQLRDSSQTAAATVREEIGRLRREVEDMERDLVKFEGIRRAEQRIAELEKQERELAGEYERLQHELYLCEEFTKTKVSMLDAKINSKFHLARFRLFKTQVNGGMDEVCDTLYNGVPYDGGLNNAARINVGLDIINTLSAHYGFSAPIFVDNAEAVTQLIDTDAQVIRLVVSAPDKQLRLESKSIQEAI; encoded by the coding sequence TTGAAGCGTATCGTTTTGGAGCGCTTGACGCTCCGTAATTTTAAAGGGATTAAGGAATTCAATGTTCCGGCTGACGGCCGGGACGTTGACATTTATGGGGATAACGGCACAGGGAAGACTACCCTGTTCGACGGATTCCTTTGGTTGCTTTTCGGGAAGGACAGCACTAACAGTGCTACCTTTGAAATCAAAACATTGGATAGTTCCGGTAATGTGTTTCAACACAAACTGGAGCATGAGATTGAGGGTTCGCTCCTCATAGACGACCGCCGCCGGATTTTCCGTCGTGTTTACAAAGAGGATTGGACGAAGAAGCGCGGGGCTGCGATCGAAGAGTTCACCGGCCACACCACTTCTTATTTCATCGATGGCGTACCAGCCAAGGCGGGGGAGTACAAGGCCGAGGTCGATTCCATTATTAAAGAGGATTTGTTTAGGTTGCTGACCAGCCCTTCTTATTTCAATGAGCAGTTGAACAAGGACCAGCGCCGCAAGAAGCTGCTGGAGGTGTGCGGAGATCTGACTGACTCCGAGGTCATCCACGGTAACAAGGAACTGGAGCCATTGCCGACCATCCTCGCTGGAAGGGATATGGATTCCCACAAAAAGGTCGTTTCCGCTAGGCTTTCTTCTATTAATAAGGAGATCAAAGAGCTGCCGGTCCGAATCAGCGAGGTTCAGCGGCAGATGCCGGATGTCTCCGAGCTGGACGAAGGGCTCCTGAAGGATGATATTACTTTGCTCCGCAGCCGGATTGAGGCGCGGGAAGCGGAGGTTTCCCGCATCCTTTCCGGCGGAGAGGTCTCCGTCAAAGAGAAGCGGCTCCGCGAGATTGAGACGGAGCAACTGGAGATTAAAACCCGGATGCAGTCGGCCGTGCTGGACAAAGTGGCAATCAAGCGCGATGAGGTCAATCGGCTTCATCAGGAGCAGGACCGGTACCGCCGCAATGGCGAGGACAAACAGCAGCGTATATGTCAAAACGAGCGGCTGGCTGCCGGGCGCCGGCAGGAGGTAGACCGGCTGCGGGCTGAATTCGCTGCTCTCAAGAACGAAGTCTTTGAGAATCAGCATGACGAAAACTGCCCGACTTGCGGCCAGGCACTGCCGGTTGAGCAGATTCAAGCCGCTCATGACAAGGCCGAAGCCGACTTCAATCGCCGGATCGCTGATCGGAAGGAGCGCATCAATGCCGATGGAAAAGCAGCAGTTGCCGAGGCCGAGAAGTTTGAGCAGGAGATTAGCAGGCTACAAGGCGAGATCGATGGTTTAAACGATGTTCTGGCCGTGCTCCAAACGGAGATTTCCGCCGCTGAGGGGGAACTGGCTGATCTGCGCGCGGGCGTCAAAGACCCCGCCGCTGACCCGGAATATGCCGGTAAGCAGGCGGAATCCTCCCGGTTGCAGGAGGAGATCAGGCAGCTTCGTGACTCGAGTCAAACCGCCGCGGCAACCGTCCGGGAAGAGATCGGGCGGCTTCGACGGGAAGTGGAGGACATGGAGCGCGACCTGGTCAAGTTCGAAGGCATTCGGCGTGCGGAGCAGCGGATCGCCGAGTTGGAGAAGCAGGAGCGGGAGTTGGCTGGCGAGTACGAACGGCTGCAGCATGAGCTTTATCTGTGTGAAGAGTTTACCAAGACCAAGGTCAGCATGCTGGACGCCAAGATCAACAGTAAGTTCCACTTGGCCCGTTTCCGTCTCTTCAAAACGCAGGTCAATGGGGGGATGGATGAGGTCTGCGACACGCTATACAACGGTGTGCCGTATGATGGCGGGCTTAATAATGCAGCCCGGATCAATGTCGGTCTGGACATCATCAACACTTTGAGCGCCCATTACGGATTCTCGGCTCCGATCTTCGTGGACAACGCGGAGGCCGTCACTCAACTGATCGATACGGATGCCCAAGTTATCCGGTTGGTGGTCAGCGCGCCAGACAAGCAACTTCGGCTGGAAAGCAAATCTATTCAGGAGGCGATTTGA
- a CDS encoding recombinational DNA repair protein (RecE pathway), whose protein sequence is MTTQKQQAPQNGEQAVAKQELSQSQRFMTKVISEFGSSVGEVALTNFQKRLAQNYFIALDAVLKTTEEKRLKKSEKYRDQLPVTWANVNMDKLARDVVAYARIGFDPAQPNHINLIPFKNNNTNKYDIGFVEGYRGLELKAVKYGLDVPNHVTVELVYSTDRFKPIKKDATHQYEGYEFEITNAFDRGKIVGGFYFHSYIENPEKNKLVMMTVKDIEKRKPDHASPEFWGGEKDKWENGKKVGKETVEGWYEKMCWKTVYRAAHSDITIDSQKIDDDYLRLKQMEQDFAEAEVNEEIRANANKNIIDVTPNAEGADAPSTPGDFSGDVPPMDPPAGGNPEEEVLF, encoded by the coding sequence TTGACTACACAAAAACAACAAGCTCCCCAAAACGGGGAGCAAGCTGTCGCCAAGCAAGAACTATCACAGTCCCAACGTTTCATGACCAAAGTCATTTCCGAATTTGGCTCGAGCGTGGGAGAGGTCGCTCTGACAAATTTCCAGAAGCGGCTGGCTCAGAATTACTTTATTGCTTTGGATGCAGTGCTGAAAACTACCGAGGAAAAGCGGCTCAAGAAATCTGAAAAATACCGGGATCAGTTGCCTGTGACTTGGGCGAACGTGAACATGGACAAACTGGCCCGTGATGTTGTTGCTTATGCCCGGATCGGGTTTGACCCAGCGCAGCCGAATCACATCAATCTGATTCCTTTCAAAAATAACAATACCAACAAGTATGATATCGGTTTTGTCGAAGGGTACAGAGGGCTTGAGCTTAAAGCTGTGAAGTATGGCCTGGATGTTCCAAACCATGTAACGGTCGAACTGGTTTACTCGACTGATAGATTCAAACCAATCAAGAAAGACGCCACCCATCAATATGAGGGGTACGAATTTGAAATCACCAATGCTTTTGATCGAGGAAAGATCGTGGGAGGTTTCTACTTCCACTCATACATTGAAAATCCCGAGAAAAACAAACTTGTCATGATGACTGTCAAGGATATTGAAAAACGGAAGCCGGATCATGCCAGCCCTGAGTTTTGGGGCGGTGAGAAGGACAAGTGGGAGAACGGAAAGAAGGTCGGCAAAGAAACGGTTGAGGGCTGGTATGAGAAAATGTGCTGGAAAACCGTTTACCGTGCTGCTCACAGCGACATCACCATTGATAGTCAGAAGATCGACGATGATTATCTGCGCTTGAAGCAAATGGAGCAAGATTTTGCTGAGGCAGAAGTTAATGAAGAGATTAGAGCTAATGCGAATAAGAATATCATTGATGTTACTCCGAATGCTGAAGGGGCAGATGCCCCGTCTACTCCGGGTGATTTCTCCGGTGACGTTCCTCCGATGGACCCGCCCGCTGGCGGGAACCCGGAGGAAGAAGTGCTGTTTTAG
- a CDS encoding MBL fold metallo-hydrolase: MIDIQCLGSSSAGNAYRITDGRTALLLEAGFPYKSIQRTLHFRMTDIAGCLISHEHGDHSRAAADIMRAGIPVYTSSGTADALGLSGHRLHTVTALQPFEVGSWTIMPFGIEHDAAEPLGFLLANQDGDKLVFLTDSYYCRYKFQGLTHIMIECNYSLEIVNRRVLAGELHPAQKKRLLRSHFSLEHVKDFLKANDTRNVEEIWLLHLSDGNSDAELFKREIQELTGAVVRVADR; encoded by the coding sequence ATGATCGACATTCAATGCCTCGGCTCCAGCAGCGCCGGTAATGCCTACCGTATCACGGATGGGCGGACCGCGCTGCTGCTGGAAGCCGGTTTTCCGTATAAGTCGATTCAGCGTACTTTGCATTTCCGGATGACCGACATCGCCGGCTGCTTGATCTCTCATGAGCATGGCGACCACAGCCGCGCTGCAGCGGACATCATGCGTGCCGGTATCCCGGTTTACACCAGTAGCGGTACGGCTGATGCCCTTGGGCTTTCCGGGCACCGCCTACACACCGTAACCGCGCTGCAGCCGTTCGAGGTTGGTTCATGGACAATCATGCCTTTTGGTATCGAACACGACGCAGCGGAGCCGCTGGGCTTCCTGCTGGCGAATCAGGACGGCGACAAGCTGGTGTTTTTGACGGACTCCTATTACTGCAGATACAAGTTTCAGGGCCTAACCCACATCATGATCGAGTGCAATTATTCGCTGGAGATTGTCAATCGTCGCGTTCTGGCCGGAGAGCTTCATCCCGCCCAAAAAAAGCGGCTGCTGCGTTCTCATTTCAGCTTGGAGCATGTTAAGGATTTTCTGAAAGCCAATGATACCCGGAATGTCGAGGAGATTTGGCTGCTGCATTTATCGGACGGGAATTCGGATGCCGAGCTCTTCAAACGGGAAATCCAGGAGTTGACCGGTGCTGTCGTCCGGGTGGCCGACCGATGA
- a CDS encoding HTH domain-containing protein — MPEGSYPFPTYSGLLEPRHYKQIGSAIWLFLWCISSTTAEKEKEGTVWGIVLGNKPIRINELEETFGVSNRTVRSWIKTLEDYGYIRVTRAPYGLIFSVRNSKKYQNRSAENFRSDDGERQNIATLDGSDRQNIADHAAENCRSNKDITEIYKAASSASSDDRILDSVSQVERHFCLRRGKGFSVSPSDFSEIRRMIVDGLPVELINRVIDESFDSYKPKHKLDEIRSITYCIPRCYDEWMKLQQEEPITGAVPHVPVTIGSPQPQRKTKRQREFEELDRFIEEEKRRGNG; from the coding sequence ATGCCTGAAGGCAGTTACCCTTTTCCGACATACTCAGGGCTTTTGGAGCCGCGACATTACAAACAAATAGGCAGCGCGATATGGCTTTTCCTGTGGTGTATCAGCTCCACGACAGCGGAGAAGGAGAAAGAGGGGACTGTCTGGGGCATCGTCCTCGGGAACAAGCCTATCCGAATCAATGAGCTTGAAGAGACGTTCGGAGTCAGTAATCGAACCGTCCGATCTTGGATCAAAACGCTCGAAGACTATGGTTACATTCGCGTGACCCGAGCGCCGTATGGACTCATTTTTAGCGTTCGTAACTCTAAAAAGTACCAAAACAGATCGGCAGAAAACTTCCGCTCTGACGATGGAGAGCGGCAGAATATTGCCACTCTGGATGGAAGTGATCGGCAGAATATTGCCGATCACGCGGCAGAAAACTGCCGATCTAATAAAGATATTACAGAGATATATAAAGCTGCTTCTTCTGCTTCTAGCGATGATCGAATTTTAGATTCCGTTTCTCAAGTCGAGAGACACTTCTGCTTGAGACGGGGAAAAGGGTTCAGCGTTTCCCCGTCAGACTTTAGCGAGATCAGGCGGATGATCGTCGATGGGCTTCCGGTGGAACTCATAAACCGAGTCATTGACGAATCCTTTGACAGCTACAAACCGAAGCATAAGCTCGATGAAATCCGAAGCATCACCTACTGCATTCCTCGCTGCTATGACGAGTGGATGAAGTTGCAGCAGGAAGAGCCCATAACAGGTGCGGTGCCGCACGTGCCTGTCACCATTGGGAGTCCGCAGCCGCAGCGAAAAACTAAGCGACAACGGGAATTTGAGGAATTGGACCGTTTCATCGAGGAGGAAAAAAGGCGTGGAAATGGTTGA